GGCGCGTTCACCACCGAGGTCGCCCTCGGGACGACCGCGAGTTCCGACCCGGCGATCCACGACGTCCGGCCCCACGACGGCCAGCGCGAGAGCGCGGCGCGGGTCCGGCGGGTCACCGCCGGGAGCGAGGTCGTCGAGGCCCACCGCAACTGCGACCGGGTGCAGGACGCCTACTCGCTGCGCTGTCTCCCGCAGGTCCACGGCGCCGTCCGTGACGCCGTCGCACACCTCCGGGCGGCCGTCGAGGTCGAACTCAACAGCGCGACGGACAACCCGCTGGTCTTCCCCGCCGACCGCGTCGACGACCGCGCCTCGGGGACCGACCGCGCGGCCGTGCTCTCGGGCGGGAACTTCCACGGCGCGCCGCTTGCGCTGCGCCTCGAGTACCTCCGGCTGGCGCTGGTCGACCTCGCGGCCGTCTCCGAGCGCCGGATCGACCGCCTGCTGAACCCGAACCTCCAGGAGGCACACCTGCCGCCGTTTCTCGCGCCCGACAGCGGCGTCCAGTCGGGGTACATGATCGCCCAGTACACGGCCGCCGCGTTGCTCAACGAGATGCGCGCGCTCGGCGCGGCGTCGACGGACAACACGCCCGTCAGCGGCGGCCAGGAGGATCACGTGAGCATGAGCGCGGGGTCGGCGACGAACCTCCGGCGCGCGCTCGCGAACGCGCGGACGGTCGTCGCGACGGAACTCGTCTGCGCCGCCCAGGCCGCGGAGTTCGTCGACGACGCCTTCGACGCCGACGGGCCGCTCGCCCTCGGCGCGGGGACCGGCGCCGCCTACGACCTGATCCGGCAGGTCGTCCCCCCGCTCTCGACCGACCGGCCCGTCCACGCCGACGTCGAGGCAGTCGAGTCGCTGCTCGACCGCGGCCTGTTCGAGGAGGCGGTCGCGGAGGCCCTCGGCGACGCGTAGCGGCCCGGGCGGCGCCGCCGAGCGCCCCGGCTGTCGGGTAACGTTATGCCGCTCGAATTCGTACCCCCGGACGCCTTCGACGTACGGAGGCGACCGGTCGCGAGGGAAGAGACCATTCGAGTCACGACCACCTACCGCCCCTCGCACCCGGTTCGGCGGCGGCGGGCGCCGACGCGGCAGGCCGTACGCGCGCGGATGGTACAACCGTGGTGGCTAATCGTTTAGCGTCGCGGCCGTCGACCCCGTGCTCACGCCGACGTGCCGCCGCCCTCCTCGAAGAACTCGGAGAGCAACTCCCGGAGCCCCTTGCGGAGGTGCTGGTGCATCGTCGGCGGCGAGATGTCCATCGCGTCGGCGACGTCCTCGCCGGTGCTGCCGCGGGGCCAGTCGAAGTAGCCGCCGTAGTACGCGAGTCGGAGCGCCGTCAACTGGCGGTCCGTGAGCCGATCGAGGATGCGCTCCCGGCGCTCGGCGGCGGTGTGGACCGGCCGGTCGACCTCGCGTCTGGCGACGAGTTCGGTGCGCTCGTAGATCCCTCGCAGCGCCTCGACGATGCTTCGCACCTCGGCGTCGCGGGGGACTTCGATCAGCAACTGCCCGACGCCGTCCTCGACGGTGACGTCGCGGATCGTCGCGCCGTGGTTCGCGAGGATCCGGACGCCGGACTCGTGGAGCCTGATCTCGACGGTACAGCGGCGCTCGCCGTCGTGGATGAGTCGACACTCGTCGACCGACTCGTGGGCGTTCGCCTCCGCGAGCACTGCCTCCCCGTCGATGCCGTCGATCGTGATGTACTGGTAGGTCTTCCCGCGGGCGGTCGTCCCCGCCCACTCGAGCAGGCACCGGCAGTCGTACTCCGCGGAGAGGTCGAACGAGAACGAGTCGCCGCCGTCGATCCGTAACTCGAGTTCGACCACCGAACTCGCGAACAGCAGGCGACGGTTCTTCACGGCGTTGATCGCGAAGCCGATGGTCTCCCCGAGGACGCGGAACGCCTCTCGTTCGCGGGCGCCGAAGGCGTCGTCGCGGCTGGCAAGCACCGCGAGGACGCCGTAGACCGTCCCGTCGTGGTCGATCGGGACGGCGAGTCCGGACCTGACGTCGTGTTCGCGGGCGGCCTCCCGGAGGCGCTCGTCCATCGGCTCCTTGCGGTGGAGCCGGTTGTTGGTCTGGATCGTTCCGGTCCTGATCGCCCGCAGCGACGGCCGCTCGTAGTCGACCGACAGCCCCTCGACCGCGTCGAGGAACGACTCGGCGGCCCCGGCGCCGGTCCGGTAGGAGACCGCGCCGTCGCCGACCGCCTCGCCGATCCA
The Salinilacihabitans rarus DNA segment above includes these coding regions:
- the hutH gene encoding histidine ammonia-lyase; the encoded protein is MTVELDGETLTPDEVVAVAREDERVALTDDARERIRASRERVVDVVESGEPVYGLNTGFGDLVDQRIPPERIEQLQTNLVRSHAAGAGRELAREEVRAMMVTRINALAKGYSGVREVVVDHLVAMCNAGVHPVVKSRGSLGASGDLAPLAHMSLVLLGEGEADVDDGPDATRRLPGDEALAAAGLDPLSLAPKEGLALVNGTQLTVGVAALAVVDAERLVRTADLAGAFTTEVALGTTASSDPAIHDVRPHDGQRESAARVRRVTAGSEVVEAHRNCDRVQDAYSLRCLPQVHGAVRDAVAHLRAAVEVELNSATDNPLVFPADRVDDRASGTDRAAVLSGGNFHGAPLALRLEYLRLALVDLAAVSERRIDRLLNPNLQEAHLPPFLAPDSGVQSGYMIAQYTAAALLNEMRALGAASTDNTPVSGGQEDHVSMSAGSATNLRRALANARTVVATELVCAAQAAEFVDDAFDADGPLALGAGTGAAYDLIRQVVPPLSTDRPVHADVEAVESLLDRGLFEEAVAEALGDA
- a CDS encoding bacterio-opsin activator domain-containing protein; amino-acid sequence: MASERRTDTVLVATRERNRSLPDRLRDESTVVEVVAPSALPDRLSDGDPDGVVLAVESPERAADLLAAVDEYAPGTPAAVAPPAGNEALAAVALRHGAAAYASPAVDDDPAETVREAICADDPAEAVDRDPLHRVLANALPDEAFVLDEEGTYLDVKVRPESADLYSVSADDLVGRRLEDAFPADVAADLRDCLDRALETGEVQTVEYETATTDGDRQFEARVVPIDRPIGDRRAVVWLARDVTERVERERSLRRRRDHLETLDRINAVVRRVIETLVEAPTRSAIERNVCEQLVESDLYIGSWIGEAVGDGAVSYRTGAGAAESFLDAVEGLSVDYERPSLRAIRTGTIQTNNRLHRKEPMDERLREAAREHDVRSGLAVPIDHDGTVYGVLAVLASRDDAFGAREREAFRVLGETIGFAINAVKNRRLLFASSVVELELRIDGGDSFSFDLSAEYDCRCLLEWAGTTARGKTYQYITIDGIDGEAVLAEANAHESVDECRLIHDGERRCTVEIRLHESGVRILANHGATIRDVTVEDGVGQLLIEVPRDAEVRSIVEALRGIYERTELVARREVDRPVHTAAERRERILDRLTDRQLTALRLAYYGGYFDWPRGSTGEDVADAMDISPPTMHQHLRKGLRELLSEFFEEGGGTSA